The [Flavobacterium] thermophilum genome has a segment encoding these proteins:
- a CDS encoding Uncharacterized integral membrane protein encodes MKGEKQELAVDESPPFGLMIVRVRQFGRTSRLIKAFVQLVRFGWAQAQSCVFPVVIFASLALTKIAPLPLLPRYDWLLVICLLMQWWMVRSGMETRGELKVITLFHVIGLALELFKVRMGSWSYPEEGYTKIFGVPLYSGFMYASVASYLCQAWRRMKVELVRWPPFWLVVPLAAAIYLNFFTHHYWVDVRWWLSSLVMLVFWRSWVTYEVGGVRYRMPLVLSFLLIGFFIWIAENIATFFGAWQYPNQVKAWSLVHVGKVSSWCLLVIVSFLIVATLKQVKTMAVTGAVERSHEDGKSL; translated from the coding sequence TTGAAAGGGGAAAAGCAAGAGCTAGCGGTGGACGAATCTCCACCGTTTGGCCTCATGATCGTCCGGGTGCGCCAGTTTGGCAGAACGTCGCGGCTGATCAAAGCGTTTGTGCAGCTTGTTCGCTTCGGTTGGGCGCAGGCGCAATCTTGCGTGTTTCCGGTTGTCATTTTTGCCTCATTGGCGCTGACGAAGATCGCGCCGCTTCCGCTATTGCCGCGGTATGATTGGCTGCTTGTTATTTGCCTGCTCATGCAATGGTGGATGGTGCGGTCAGGGATGGAAACGCGGGGTGAACTCAAAGTGATCACCTTGTTCCACGTCATTGGACTTGCGCTCGAGCTGTTTAAAGTGCGCATGGGTTCGTGGTCGTATCCGGAAGAGGGGTATACGAAAATCTTTGGCGTGCCCTTGTACAGCGGCTTTATGTATGCGAGCGTCGCCAGCTATCTTTGCCAGGCGTGGAGAAGAATGAAAGTGGAGCTTGTGCGATGGCCGCCGTTTTGGTTGGTCGTTCCGCTGGCTGCGGCGATTTACTTGAATTTTTTCACCCACCATTATTGGGTGGACGTTCGTTGGTGGCTCTCGAGCCTCGTCATGCTTGTCTTTTGGCGGTCATGGGTGACGTATGAGGTCGGGGGAGTCCGCTACCGGATGCCGCTTGTTTTGTCCTTTTTGCTGATCGGGTTTTTCATCTGGATCGCGGAAAACATTGCCACCTTTTTTGGCGCTTGGCAATATCCAAACCAGGTGAAGGCGTGGAGCCTTGTTCACGTAGGAAAAGTGAGCTCCTGGTGTTTGTTGGTCATTGTCAGTTTTCTCATCGTGGCGACGTTAAAGCAAGTGAAAACAATGGCTGTGACAGGGGCAGTGGAGCGTTCACATGAAGATGGAAAATCGTTGTAA
- a CDS encoding conjugal transfer protein TrbA — MPIIVNLDVMLAKRKMSVTELSERVGITMANLSILKNGKAKAIRFSTLEAICKALDCQPGDILEYRSDEGESNP; from the coding sequence ATGCCGATTATCGTGAATCTTGATGTCATGTTGGCGAAGCGGAAGATGAGCGTCACCGAGCTGTCGGAGAGAGTCGGGATCACGATGGCGAATTTGTCGATCTTGAAAAACGGGAAGGCGAAGGCGATCCGTTTCTCGACGCTCGAAGCCATTTGCAAGGCGCTCGATTGCCAGCCCGGGGACATTTTGGAGTATCGAAGTGATGAAGGGGAGTCAAATCCGTGA
- a CDS encoding Protein of uncharacterised function (DUF3036) has protein sequence MKRETLFLKASLVLIGLPVLALCLFLVPALAKVAVKLVPTFPWIKYFVYLVFEASALPFYFALYQAFRLLVYIDRNDAFSEASVKALKTIKHCAVAISGLHLLVLPLFYLFAEKDDAPGVIFVGLIVPFASLVIAVFAAVLQKLLQQAIEIKQENELTI, from the coding sequence ATGAAACGGGAAACGTTGTTTTTGAAGGCGTCTTTAGTGTTGATCGGCCTTCCGGTTTTGGCATTGTGCCTATTTTTGGTTCCTGCGCTTGCGAAGGTGGCGGTCAAGCTGGTGCCAACGTTCCCTTGGATCAAGTATTTTGTTTATCTTGTGTTTGAGGCGTCCGCGCTGCCGTTCTACTTCGCGTTGTATCAGGCGTTCCGGTTGTTAGTGTATATTGACCGAAACGACGCGTTTTCCGAGGCGTCGGTGAAAGCGTTAAAGACGATCAAACATTGCGCTGTCGCCATCAGCGGGCTGCATTTGCTTGTCTTGCCGCTGTTTTACTTGTTCGCCGAGAAAGACGATGCTCCGGGAGTCATCTTCGTCGGTCTGATTGTGCCGTTTGCGTCGCTTGTCATCGCTGTGTTCGCCGCGGTGTTGCAAAAGCTGCTGCAGCAGGCGATTGAAATCAAACAAGAAAATGAGTTGACCATTTGA
- the gsiD_2 gene encoding Glutathione transport system permease protein gsiD produces the protein MRAFRNVYFAAGFIIAAGLLLASFFYSYWLKDIIPQPPKQIYNEAGRLVDVPPYPPSWAHPFGVDRQGEDVFWKVIDGAKYTIVTALAVSLLRLVFGTVGGIVYAFYLQKFRFIAESIVRAFRFVPAIFLTMLFFAFIPLEEQGAGMGVLIKQLLVLAAVALPPLMLVIGNDIAVFLQNEFVVSSRLMGADHVWLIRKHVLPYMRPRLFLLFTQQTVQSLLLLVHLGAFQILLGGVKVIYDSDGLGPPEKVALSLSNEWSGLIGLSYREMMLDQWIVVGPCVAFIVAIFAFKLMGKGLEQVIAGKGKRKQRKKQRSSSGKTASFPPQQGDFEFVLYKIDRC, from the coding sequence ATGCGCGCATTCCGCAACGTGTATTTTGCGGCAGGGTTTATCATCGCGGCTGGTCTATTGCTGGCCAGTTTTTTCTATTCTTATTGGCTGAAAGACATCATTCCCCAGCCGCCGAAGCAGATCTACAATGAGGCTGGGCGGCTCGTTGACGTTCCTCCATACCCGCCGAGCTGGGCCCACCCGTTTGGCGTCGATCGCCAAGGTGAAGACGTGTTTTGGAAAGTCATCGATGGGGCGAAATATACGATTGTCACCGCATTGGCGGTCAGTTTGCTGCGGCTTGTGTTTGGGACGGTCGGCGGAATCGTGTATGCTTTTTATTTGCAGAAATTTCGGTTTATTGCCGAGTCCATCGTCCGCGCCTTTCGGTTTGTGCCGGCGATCTTTTTAACGATGCTCTTTTTTGCTTTCATTCCATTGGAGGAGCAAGGAGCTGGAATGGGAGTGTTGATCAAACAACTATTGGTGCTTGCGGCTGTTGCTCTTCCGCCGTTAATGCTGGTCATCGGCAATGATATCGCTGTCTTTTTGCAAAATGAATTTGTCGTTTCTTCCCGGCTGATGGGAGCTGATCACGTTTGGCTCATCCGCAAGCACGTTCTCCCGTATATGCGGCCGCGGCTGTTTTTGCTGTTTACCCAGCAGACGGTGCAGTCGCTCTTGCTGCTTGTGCATCTCGGGGCGTTTCAAATATTGCTAGGAGGCGTAAAAGTTATATATGATTCCGATGGGTTGGGCCCTCCGGAGAAGGTGGCGCTCTCCCTTTCGAACGAATGGTCCGGCTTGATCGGTCTTTCCTATCGGGAAATGATGCTTGACCAATGGATTGTTGTCGGGCCGTGTGTTGCCTTTATCGTTGCCATTTTTGCCTTTAAATTAATGGGAAAAGGGTTAGAGCAAGTGATCGCTGGAAAAGGAAAACGGAAGCAGCGGAAAAAACAGCGGAGTTCATCGGGAAAAACCGCTTCTTTTCCGCCGCAGCAGGGCGATTTTGAATTTGTACTTTATAAGATAGACAGGTGTTGA